Proteins from a genomic interval of Nautilia sp. PV-1:
- a CDS encoding ABC transporter permease yields MKGFWAVFKKEILLFLRNIGLVFFVLYMFTFDIYTAGKGIEIKPQNVSIGYVNRSGSVIPEKIISHFHQPEFQKPKMFLNEKDLKRAIFNRRIMVGIIFDKNFEKDFVSHKTAQINVLIDATASAQAQVTLIYLNQILYAMLNTKMPLNVKIHKLFNQNSNSEWFMSLSELMSVITMLALILIAVVFVKEKEAGTWDIMLLMPVSGNVIILAKVLSQIALLMVGIVISVGIVVFGIFDVPINGNLLAFFVLSFFFALSLGGIALVIAAYSNSVMQVSQVSMLVMLPLLFLSGAWTPINSMNQFLQTLTIFSPVRYFIEGTESIFFRGTDFINLLPYFAGEIIIGVVLFYIGFKKMGRLF; encoded by the coding sequence ATGAAAGGATTCTGGGCCGTATTTAAAAAGGAAATACTGCTTTTTTTAAGAAATATAGGTTTGGTGTTTTTTGTACTTTATATGTTTACGTTTGATATTTATACGGCAGGCAAAGGCATTGAGATTAAACCGCAAAATGTCAGCATTGGGTATGTCAACCGTTCGGGGAGCGTCATTCCGGAAAAGATTATTTCGCATTTTCATCAGCCGGAATTTCAAAAACCAAAAATGTTTTTAAACGAAAAAGACTTAAAAAGAGCGATATTCAACAGACGTATAATGGTCGGGATTATATTCGACAAAAATTTTGAAAAAGATTTTGTTTCGCATAAAACCGCACAGATAAACGTATTAATAGACGCCACGGCTTCAGCCCAGGCACAGGTTACGCTTATATATCTCAACCAGATACTTTACGCCATGCTCAATACCAAAATGCCGCTTAACGTAAAAATACATAAACTCTTTAACCAAAACTCTAATTCAGAATGGTTTATGAGTCTGAGTGAGCTTATGAGCGTTATAACCATGCTGGCTTTGATACTTATTGCCGTTGTATTTGTAAAAGAAAAAGAGGCTGGGACATGGGATATTATGCTTTTGATGCCGGTTAGCGGCAATGTTATTATTCTGGCCAAAGTACTCTCGCAAATCGCACTGCTAATGGTGGGTATAGTAATAAGCGTCGGAATTGTCGTGTTCGGTATTTTTGACGTGCCTATTAACGGAAACCTTTTGGCGTTTTTTGTTTTAAGTTTCTTTTTCGCCCTTTCTCTCGGAGGCATCGCCCTTGTAATAGCTGCATATTCAAACAGTGTCATGCAGGTGTCGCAGGTCAGTATGCTTGTAATGCTGCCGCTACTCTTTTTAAGCGGTGCATGGACGCCTATAAATTCAATGAATCAGTTTTTGCAGACGTTGACTATTTTTTCTCCGGTGAGATATTTTATAGAAGGTACGGAATCTATATTTTTCAGGGGAACGGATTTTATCAATTTGCTTCCTTATTTTGCCGGTGAAATTATTATAGGCGTTGTTTTGTTTTATATTGGATTCAAAAAAATGGGAAGACTGTTTTAG
- a CDS encoding TolC family protein has protein sequence MNGELRIENGELKKLFLLLLFSLFLNAESFSDIQKDITNSLKYKMEAQKVKIYEQKLKAVQAKNFGSLDAEYNAVHMFDRPVMKLTTVQPVAVAPDGVHLVYQTFNSELPMADKNHFMGVIKYSYPLFTGFALSNMINKAKLELIKEKLTLQNVKRELILNAAEIYSDIYALKAKLYALQKAKDALIIAKEKAMGFYKEGLINKSSVDEINAKYYEITASIKETRSQKLSLINMLSYLLNKKIKDIDGVNIQKTLYKPDFKNRPDVKAIKEALRISDTDIKLAKSKYYPQIGVEAGLKKEGDNLALSRNDYQNTDKSYIALGIKFNIFDGGAKKADLEAAKLAKNAEMIFYNDYMNKIKTDYKNDKQTLRALYTQLNAAKEEIKARESYYEYIKAKFDEGLADSSDLNDAIAKLATARAKKEAIIAKIFFLDIKLKINGGDYEF, from the coding sequence ATGAATGGAGAATTGAGAATTGAGAATGGAGAATTAAAGAAATTGTTTTTACTTTTGTTATTTTCTTTATTTTTAAATGCAGAAAGTTTTAGTGATATACAAAAAGATATAACTAATTCATTAAAATATAAAATGGAAGCTCAAAAAGTAAAAATATACGAGCAGAAACTAAAAGCCGTACAGGCAAAAAATTTCGGAAGTCTTGATGCCGAATATAATGCAGTACATATGTTTGACAGACCGGTTATGAAACTGACAACCGTTCAGCCTGTTGCAGTTGCTCCGGACGGTGTACATTTAGTATATCAGACTTTTAACAGTGAGCTTCCTATGGCGGATAAAAATCATTTTATGGGTGTTATCAAATATTCATATCCTTTATTTACTGGTTTTGCGTTGAGTAATATGATAAACAAAGCCAAACTTGAACTTATAAAAGAAAAACTTACTCTTCAGAATGTTAAAAGAGAGCTTATTTTAAACGCGGCGGAAATATATTCTGACATATATGCTCTTAAAGCAAAGCTTTACGCCCTTCAAAAGGCTAAAGACGCATTGATAATCGCAAAAGAAAAAGCTATGGGGTTTTATAAAGAGGGTCTTATAAATAAATCGAGCGTAGATGAGATTAATGCAAAATATTATGAAATAACTGCATCCATAAAAGAAACCCGGTCTCAAAAGCTTTCTTTAATAAACATGTTAAGCTATCTTCTAAATAAAAAAATAAAAGATATAGACGGTGTGAATATACAAAAAACTTTGTATAAGCCTGATTTTAAAAACAGACCTGACGTAAAAGCCATAAAAGAAGCATTAAGAATTTCGGATACCGATATAAAACTGGCTAAATCAAAATATTACCCTCAAATAGGAGTAGAAGCCGGACTGAAAAAAGAGGGGGACAACCTGGCTCTTAGCAGAAACGATTATCAAAATACGGATAAATCATATATAGCTCTTGGAATAAAATTCAATATTTTTGACGGCGGAGCGAAAAAAGCCGATTTGGAAGCCGCAAAGCTTGCAAAAAACGCCGAAATGATTTTTTATAATGATTATATGAACAAAATTAAAACGGATTATAAAAACGATAAACAGACTTTAAGGGCACTTTATACACAGCTTAATGCTGCAAAAGAAGAGATAAAAGCAAGAGAAAGTTATTATGAATATATAAAAGCGAAATTTGACGAAGGTCTTGCGGACAGCAGTGATTTAAATGACGCAATAGCTAAACTTGCTACTGCAAGAGCTAAAAAAGAGGCAATTATTGCGAAAATATTCTTTTTGGATATAAAACTGAAAATTAACGGAGGAGATTATGAATTCTAA
- the rplB gene encoding 50S ribosomal protein L2, which produces MAVKSYKPYTPSRRFMTTLDNSDITSKPTVKKLLIKLPQKAGRNNHGRITSRHREAGAKKLYRIIDFKRNKFGVPGKVVTVEYDPYRNCRICLISYVDGDKRYIIQPEGLKIGDTVLAAEAGLDIKPGNAMKLKNIPVGTVVHNVEMKPGKGGQIARSAGNSCQIMGREGKYVILRLPSGEMRYILGECMATIGTVGNADFQNITIGKAGRSRHLGIRPQTRGIAMNPVDHPHGGGEGRSKGNHPVTPWGMPTKGYKTRKKKQSDKYIISRRKK; this is translated from the coding sequence ATGGCAGTAAAGAGTTATAAACCATATACACCGTCAAGAAGATTTATGACAACACTTGATAACAGTGACATAACTTCAAAACCGACGGTAAAAAAATTATTAATTAAACTTCCGCAAAAAGCGGGTAGAAACAATCACGGAAGAATTACATCTAGACATAGAGAAGCTGGAGCAAAAAAACTTTACAGAATCATTGATTTTAAAAGAAATAAATTCGGAGTACCTGGTAAAGTTGTAACAGTAGAATACGATCCGTACAGAAACTGTAGAATTTGTCTTATCAGCTATGTTGATGGAGACAAAAGATATATCATTCAGCCTGAAGGTTTAAAAATAGGTGACACTGTTTTAGCAGCTGAAGCCGGACTTGATATTAAACCTGGTAACGCAATGAAACTTAAAAACATACCTGTTGGTACTGTTGTGCACAATGTTGAAATGAAGCCTGGTAAAGGCGGACAAATCGCAAGAAGTGCCGGAAACAGCTGCCAAATCATGGGACGTGAGGGTAAATACGTTATCTTAAGATTACCAAGCGGTGAGATGAGATATATTCTTGGTGAATGTATGGCGACTATCGGTACTGTTGGAAACGCTGATTTCCAAAATATTACAATCGGTAAAGCTGGTAGAAGCAGACACCTAGGTATCAGACCTCAGACAAGAGGTATTGCAATGAACCCGGTTGACCATCCACACGGTGGGGGTGAAGGTAGAAGTAAAGGTAACCATCCTGTTACACCTTGGGGTATGCCGACTAAAGGTTACAAAACTAGAAAGAAAAAACAATCTGATAAATATATCATCTCAAGAAGAAAGAAATAA
- a CDS encoding 50S ribosomal protein L23, which produces MADITDIKSIVYTEKALNLQEQGVLVVQTTPKVTKNQLKEIFKEYFGVTPLKVNSLKQKGKVKRFRGIEGKRPDYKKFYVKLPEDAKLESLSV; this is translated from the coding sequence ATGGCGGATATTACAGATATTAAATCAATTGTGTATACAGAAAAAGCACTTAACCTTCAAGAGCAGGGTGTGCTAGTAGTTCAAACTACACCAAAAGTGACTAAAAATCAACTTAAAGAGATTTTTAAGGAATATTTCGGAGTAACTCCGCTAAAAGTAAATTCACTTAAACAAAAAGGTAAAGTGAAAAGATTTAGAGGAATCGAAGGTAAAAGACCGGATTATAAAAAATTCTATGTTAAATTACCTGAAGATGCAAAACTTGAAAGCCTAAGTGTATAA
- a CDS encoding HlyD family secretion protein, producing the protein MNSKKIVPAIILILVAISGYLIYKKLNPKKVPPYLIEAVGKIDGDLININTKYPGRVLVLNVDTGDEVAKDQTLAVLDSKEYRDKLEALKYEIKAKENEFNYTKEKINNLIKKAKLAINAKQKELNVLLPQINSLKAVIAQDEKDEKRIYSLVDRHLAKPHELEMAKLKTKTDINKLKALLEKKKALSIAVEISKKDLNTALASKANITAMQNSINALKAKEAELKTVINDLTIKSPVNGYVDSKIANVGEVLGAGMPVVSVIDPESFYLSVFIDEINNGKVKVGDKAEIFLDSFPNKPIPAVVSKIAKKAEFTPKDVAVRSDRITRVYEVRLKPLKPCKYLKLGLPATGVILIGNGSLPKSLNELPEL; encoded by the coding sequence ATGAATTCTAAAAAAATCGTCCCGGCAATAATACTGATACTTGTGGCAATCTCGGGATATTTGATATATAAAAAATTAAATCCGAAAAAAGTGCCTCCTTATTTAATAGAAGCGGTTGGAAAAATTGACGGTGATTTGATTAATATTAATACGAAATATCCCGGACGGGTTCTTGTTTTAAATGTTGATACCGGTGATGAAGTTGCAAAGGATCAGACGCTTGCCGTTCTTGACTCTAAGGAATACAGAGATAAACTTGAAGCTTTAAAGTATGAAATAAAAGCTAAAGAAAATGAATTTAATTATACGAAAGAGAAAATTAACAATCTTATAAAAAAAGCAAAACTTGCTATAAATGCAAAACAAAAAGAACTAAATGTGCTGTTACCTCAGATAAACTCTTTAAAAGCCGTAATAGCACAGGATGAAAAAGACGAAAAAAGAATATATTCTCTTGTTGACAGACATCTTGCAAAACCACATGAACTTGAAATGGCGAAACTTAAAACTAAAACTGATATCAATAAACTCAAAGCCCTTTTAGAAAAGAAAAAAGCTTTGAGTATAGCTGTTGAAATTTCAAAAAAGGATCTAAATACCGCACTTGCTTCAAAAGCAAATATAACCGCAATGCAAAATTCCATTAATGCTCTCAAAGCAAAAGAAGCAGAACTTAAAACCGTTATAAACGATCTAACTATTAAATCTCCGGTAAACGGATATGTTGACAGTAAAATAGCTAATGTCGGAGAAGTGCTCGGAGCAGGTATGCCGGTTGTGTCTGTGATTGATCCCGAAAGTTTTTATTTAAGCGTATTTATTGATGAGATAAACAACGGAAAAGTAAAAGTGGGAGACAAGGCAGAGATATTTTTGGATTCGTTTCCGAATAAACCAATTCCTGCGGTTGTAAGTAAAATTGCCAAAAAAGCGGAATTCACACCTAAAGACGTTGCGGTAAGAAGTGACAGGATCACAAGAGTATATGAAGTTAGGTTAAAACCTTTAAAACCGTGCAAATATTTAAAACTCGGACTTCCGGCTACGGGTGTGATACTTATCGGTAACGGCAGTTTGCCTAAATCACTTAATGAACTGCCGGAACTGTAA
- the rplD gene encoding 50S ribosomal protein L4: MSIEVIKQLPEDFQNINPHNLYLYVKAYLANQRAGTAHTKTRGEVSGGGKKPFRQKGLGRARQGSIRAPQFVGGGVAHGPRNERDWSQKLNKKQKRVALKYALNEKAENGKLFVVDAIKIESGKTKDAVKWLNEVNQRDYLIVVDEMDEKTFLAFRNIPNVYIITPEELNAYYASVFHSIIFDKAAYEKVIKG, encoded by the coding sequence ATGAGTATAGAAGTAATTAAGCAATTACCTGAGGATTTTCAAAACATCAATCCGCATAACCTTTATTTGTATGTAAAAGCATACCTTGCTAATCAAAGAGCGGGAACTGCGCATACAAAAACTAGAGGCGAAGTAAGCGGTGGTGGAAAAAAACCTTTCAGACAAAAAGGTCTAGGTAGAGCTAGACAAGGTAGTATCAGAGCACCTCAATTCGTAGGTGGTGGTGTAGCTCACGGGCCAAGAAACGAAAGAGACTGGTCTCAAAAATTAAATAAAAAACAAAAAAGAGTTGCGCTTAAATACGCACTTAATGAAAAAGCTGAAAACGGAAAACTTTTCGTTGTAGATGCAATTAAAATCGAAAGCGGTAAAACAAAAGACGCTGTTAAATGGCTAAATGAAGTAAACCAAAGAGATTACTTAATCGTAGTTGACGAAATGGATGAAAAAACATTTTTAGCATTTAGAAATATTCCAAACGTGTATATTATTACACCAGAAGAATTAAACGCTTATTATGCGAGTGTATTCCACAGCATTATTTTTGATAAAGCGGCTTACGAAAAAGTTATAAAGGGCTAA
- a CDS encoding ABC transporter permease → MKLGVVKAYLKKEFIDLIRSKMIFLVYFMPSLIIFLFGYGLKLEITHARTVLIDRDNTKLSTEIVRAFSNSKYFDSKLLNISDNQALKLIKQNKADLFIIIPHNFQRNLIHSKNSEVGVFIDGSFPLRATTLDGYVNGVFLSVLEKNGIKMPFKVNQRNLFNESMRDENAIIPGVIGLALLIAPSILAALLIVKEKELGTIFNFYSTSIKKSEFLIAKLTPPFVLHSVNIIILFLWAVYWFKVPFKGSFMLYILASELYILVSVGIGLLVSIITKTQVSALVLSVIITVIPGFLYSGIMMPISSMTGESYIEAHIFPVMYYNHIVYDTFLVGRGFESAVNIKYLIILFFYGIGLIAIGSALLKKAIK, encoded by the coding sequence ATGAAACTAGGAGTGGTTAAAGCGTATTTAAAAAAAGAGTTTATTGATCTTATCCGTTCGAAAATGATATTTTTGGTTTATTTTATGCCGAGTCTTATTATATTTTTATTCGGCTACGGGCTTAAACTCGAAATAACTCACGCAAGGACCGTGCTTATAGACAGGGACAATACGAAACTTTCAACTGAAATAGTAAGGGCTTTTTCGAATTCGAAATATTTCGATTCGAAACTGCTTAATATTTCTGATAATCAGGCGTTGAAACTCATAAAACAGAATAAGGCGGATCTTTTTATAATAATTCCTCATAATTTTCAAAGAAATTTGATTCATTCCAAAAATTCTGAAGTCGGGGTTTTTATAGACGGCTCTTTCCCTTTGAGGGCTACAACCCTTGACGGATATGTAAACGGCGTATTTTTAAGTGTTTTAGAAAAAAACGGGATTAAAATGCCGTTTAAGGTTAATCAGAGAAACCTGTTCAACGAATCGATGAGGGATGAAAACGCTATTATTCCAGGAGTTATAGGCTTGGCACTGTTGATAGCGCCTTCGATTTTGGCGGCTTTGCTGATCGTAAAAGAAAAAGAACTCGGAACGATATTCAATTTTTATTCGACATCTATTAAAAAAAGCGAATTTTTAATAGCCAAACTTACACCGCCTTTTGTTTTGCATTCCGTTAACATCATAATACTGTTTTTATGGGCGGTTTACTGGTTTAAGGTTCCTTTTAAGGGGAGTTTTATGCTTTATATACTGGCAAGCGAGCTGTATATACTCGTTAGTGTCGGTATCGGGCTTCTGGTTTCCATTATTACGAAAACACAGGTCAGTGCGCTTGTTCTTTCTGTAATCATTACTGTAATTCCGGGATTTTTGTATTCGGGCATAATGATGCCTATTTCGTCAATGACGGGGGAGAGTTACATAGAAGCGCATATTTTCCCGGTAATGTATTACAATCACATAGTGTATGACACGTTTCTGGTCGGCAGGGGATTTGAATCGGCCGTTAATATAAAATATCTGATTATTCTCTTTTTTTACGGCATTGGTCTGATAGCGATAGGTTCTGCGCTTCTTAAAAAGGCGATAAAATGA
- the rpsJ gene encoding 30S ribosomal protein S10 yields MEKIRIKLQAYDHRVLDKAVSIITDAIKRTGAEVKGPIPLPTKIRRYTVLRSPHINKDSREQFEIRIHRRIVDVVNASPETVDQLMKLELAPEVDVEVRALS; encoded by the coding sequence ATGGAGAAAATCAGAATCAAACTTCAAGCATATGACCATAGAGTGCTTGATAAAGCTGTTAGCATTATTACAGATGCTATTAAAAGAACTGGAGCGGAAGTAAAGGGACCAATTCCTCTACCTACAAAAATCAGAAGATATACGGTATTAAGATCACCTCACATTAACAAAGATTCAAGAGAGCAATTTGAAATCAGAATTCACAGAAGAATTGTTGATGTTGTGAACGCATCGCCTGAAACTGTTGATCAACTTATGAAGCTAGAGTTGGCACCAGAGGTTGATGTAGAAGTTAGGGCATTAAGTTAA
- a CDS encoding TIGR00730 family Rossman fold protein, with protein MRDIQKEFLDNRNINKDVWRIFRVISDFTDAFDELEDIPPAVSIFGSAREKPGHYYYEKATEISKGLSDKGYAIITGGGPGIMEAANKGAKISIGLNIELPHEQHTNPYVKIPLKFKYFFTRKVTFLKYSVATVMMPGGFGTLDELSEVLTLVQTKRMSQIPIVFFGSEFYKPLLDFYEKMLEMKYISPEDKNLYLLTDDVEEAVDYIFQNAPISEILKNK; from the coding sequence ATGCGTGATATACAAAAAGAATTTCTGGATAACAGAAACATAAACAAAGACGTTTGGAGAATATTCAGGGTAATAAGCGATTTTACTGATGCGTTTGACGAGCTTGAAGATATTCCTCCTGCAGTTTCCATATTCGGTAGTGCAAGAGAGAAACCGGGGCACTATTATTATGAAAAGGCTACGGAAATTTCAAAAGGCCTAAGTGATAAGGGATATGCGATTATTACAGGCGGGGGACCCGGGATTATGGAAGCCGCAAATAAAGGTGCGAAAATCAGTATAGGTTTAAATATCGAACTGCCTCATGAACAGCATACAAATCCGTATGTAAAAATTCCTTTGAAATTTAAATATTTCTTTACAAGGAAAGTAACATTCCTAAAATACAGCGTTGCAACGGTAATGATGCCGGGAGGTTTTGGAACGCTTGACGAGCTAAGCGAAGTGCTTACACTCGTTCAGACAAAGAGAATGAGTCAGATTCCGATAGTTTTTTTCGGAAGCGAATTTTATAAACCTCTTTTGGATTTTTATGAAAAAATGCTTGAAATGAAATATATCTCTCCGGAAGACAAAAATCTTTATTTACTTACTGACGATGTGGAAGAGGCTGTTGATTATATTTTTCAAAATGCTCCTATTTCGGAGATTCTAAAAAATAAATAA
- a CDS encoding PIN domain-containing protein, whose translation MEIWTFRILKEKKEKNIMNKIFLDTNIIIDFIDTSRKNHLKAKKLIVKLIEKEYEIFISEDMISTVYYVLRGIPELLTFFEKVLEEWNIVAFGKKTIIESIEYCKKNNADLEDAMQCFCAKNYGCKWLITNDKKFVNCGIEIMDYDSFLKEKNA comes from the coding sequence TTGGAGATATGGACGTTCAGGATATTAAAAGAAAAAAAAGAGAAAAATATTATGAATAAAATCTTTTTAGATACTAATATAATTATCGATTTTATTGATACAAGCAGAAAAAATCATTTAAAAGCGAAGAAATTAATAGTAAAATTAATTGAAAAAGAATATGAGATTTTTATAAGCGAAGACATGATATCTACAGTTTATTATGTGTTAAGAGGAATTCCGGAACTTTTGACTTTTTTTGAAAAAGTTTTGGAAGAATGGAATATTGTTGCTTTTGGGAAAAAGACGATAATAGAAAGTATAGAATACTGCAAGAAAAATAATGCCGATTTAGAAGATGCAATGCAATGTTTTTGTGCTAAAAACTATGGGTGTAAATGGTTGATTACAAACGATAAAAAATTTGTAAACTGCGGAATTGAGATTATGGATTATGATAGCTTCTTAAAGGAAAAAAATGCGTGA
- the rplC gene encoding 50S ribosomal protein L3, with protein sequence MEFIVEKIGMSRTVGIPSIPVTLLKVVPAKVCEIKDDKALVAYANGKKINKPIEGMQKKYGLSKEFNRFVELKVANTEPGDLSVEPLKEAKKVKLTFKSKGRGFQGVVKRHGFAGGPGGHGSRFHRAPGSIGNCEWPGRVMPGRKMPGHYGNKNITVNAEVLEYDENMGVLVIKGSVPGANGSLGKVRIVK encoded by the coding sequence ATGGAATTTATAGTTGAAAAAATAGGAATGAGTAGGACGGTAGGAATCCCAAGTATTCCGGTAACTTTATTAAAAGTAGTTCCGGCTAAAGTTTGTGAAATAAAAGATGACAAAGCGTTAGTTGCATACGCAAACGGTAAAAAAATCAATAAACCGATTGAAGGTATGCAGAAAAAATACGGATTAAGCAAAGAATTCAACAGATTCGTTGAATTAAAAGTTGCAAACACTGAACCTGGAGACCTAAGTGTTGAACCACTTAAAGAAGCTAAAAAAGTAAAACTTACTTTCAAAAGCAAAGGTAGAGGTTTCCAAGGTGTTGTAAAAAGACACGGATTCGCAGGTGGACCTGGCGGACACGGTTCAAGATTTCACAGAGCACCGGGATCAATCGGTAACTGTGAATGGCCTGGTAGAGTTATGCCTGGTAGAAAAATGCCTGGGCATTACGGTAACAAAAACATTACTGTTAACGCAGAAGTATTAGAGTACGACGAAAACATGGGTGTACTTGTAATTAAAGGAAGTGTTCCTGGAGCTAACGGAAGTTTAGGAAAAGTAAGGATTGTGAAATGA
- a CDS encoding ATP-binding cassette domain-containing protein: MLIVKNVTVKYKNVTAVKNISFKVKEGEIIGLIGADGAGKSSLLHAIAGVKSFEGEIVYNGVAYHSPKEAENLKTHIGLMPQGLGLVLYDLLSVKEHFDFFRSLRGVTKDEEYETRLLKMAGLYEFQDRLAGNLSGGMRQKLSLILTLLNRPKLLILDEPTTGVDPISRRELWNIVDDIRKKENIIALISTAYMQEAALMDRVMLFDEGEVIAAGTNEELVKSIEEYTYEGEIDCEGCMSFNSTTYSLKPLPYKHKKPTLEGLFFVNAIKKGKKSIKIDLEPRSMEMPETVVKAIGLTKKFGSFIADDHIDLELKSGEILGLLGANGAGKTTFMKMLLGLYPIDEGELYLLGEKIHSYKDRIKLKSKIGYVSQRFALYDDLTISENIDYFGKMHALSNKEIKEKKEFFANLLGFKDYLNEFPKDVPLGINQRFSVAVALLHDPVVLFLDEPTSGVDTIARATFWKLLRELKNKWKISILITTHYMSEAEYCDRVVVLKRGKKIIDDSVENLHKKFPGLSFEDIFIKYYEGKA, encoded by the coding sequence ATGCTAATAGTTAAGAACGTAACCGTAAAATACAAAAACGTCACAGCTGTTAAAAACATAAGTTTTAAAGTAAAAGAGGGTGAAATTATCGGTTTAATTGGAGCGGACGGAGCGGGGAAAAGTTCGCTTTTACACGCTATTGCGGGGGTCAAAAGTTTTGAAGGCGAAATTGTTTATAACGGTGTGGCGTACCATTCTCCTAAAGAGGCCGAAAACCTCAAAACCCATATAGGACTTATGCCCCAGGGACTCGGACTTGTTTTATATGATCTTTTAAGCGTAAAAGAGCATTTTGATTTTTTCAGAAGTTTAAGAGGGGTGACAAAAGACGAGGAATATGAAACGAGACTTTTAAAAATGGCGGGTCTTTACGAATTTCAGGACAGGCTTGCCGGAAATTTAAGCGGCGGGATGAGACAGAAACTCTCTCTTATCCTCACACTTTTAAACAGACCCAAACTTCTTATTTTGGATGAGCCCACAACGGGGGTGGATCCTATAAGCAGGCGGGAGCTTTGGAATATAGTGGATGATATAAGAAAAAAAGAAAACATTATAGCGCTTATATCTACCGCATATATGCAAGAAGCCGCACTTATGGACAGGGTTATGCTTTTTGACGAAGGAGAAGTTATTGCGGCAGGGACTAATGAGGAGCTTGTAAAAAGCATAGAAGAGTATACTTACGAAGGGGAAATAGACTGTGAGGGGTGTATGAGTTTTAATTCCACCACATATTCCCTAAAACCGTTGCCTTACAAACATAAAAAACCGACTCTTGAAGGGTTGTTTTTTGTTAATGCCATAAAAAAAGGTAAAAAGTCCATTAAGATAGATCTTGAACCGAGAAGTATGGAAATGCCGGAAACAGTTGTAAAAGCGATAGGGCTCACTAAAAAATTCGGTTCGTTTATTGCCGACGACCATATTGATCTGGAGCTTAAAAGCGGGGAAATTTTAGGACTTTTAGGTGCAAACGGAGCCGGGAAGACAACATTTATGAAAATGCTTCTGGGGCTTTATCCGATAGACGAGGGAGAGCTTTATCTTTTAGGAGAAAAAATACATTCATACAAAGACAGGATTAAACTTAAAAGCAAAATCGGATACGTCTCCCAGAGGTTTGCTCTTTATGACGATTTAACCATATCTGAAAACATTGATTATTTCGGAAAAATGCATGCTCTTTCTAATAAAGAAATAAAAGAAAAAAAAGAATTTTTTGCCAATCTTTTGGGATTTAAAGACTATCTGAACGAATTTCCAAAAGACGTGCCTCTTGGGATCAATCAGAGGTTTTCGGTGGCTGTTGCTCTTCTTCACGATCCGGTGGTACTGTTTTTGGATGAGCCTACAAGCGGTGTCGATACGATAGCAAGAGCTACGTTTTGGAAGCTTTTGAGAGAACTTAAAAATAAATGGAAAATTTCCATTTTAATTACAACCCATTATATGAGCGAAGCGGAATACTGCGACAGGGTGGTTGTGCTTAAAAGAGGTAAAAAAATCATCGATGACAGCGTTGAGAATTTACACAAAAAATTCCCGGGACTTTCATTTGAAGATATATTTATAAAATATTACGAAGGCAAGGCATGA